One Proteinivorax tanatarense DNA segment encodes these proteins:
- the hypB gene encoding hydrogenase nickel incorporation protein HypB, which produces MEDYKVIKVEKSIYENNNEEADKVRKKLKEEKTFLLNLMSSPGSGKTTTVIRTIEALKDKMEVGVIEADIDSYVDAEKVHQAGAKAIQLQTAGMCHIDAIISRDGLDSIGSKDLDFVIIENIGNLVCPASYDLGAVKNAMILSVPEGDDKPLKYPKMFANVDVLIINKIDTMEFFDFDIEAVKKKVTEMNPNIVVFEISAKTGQGIDKWANWLKDNINQWNA; this is translated from the coding sequence ATGGAAGATTATAAAGTAATTAAAGTAGAAAAGAGTATATATGAAAATAATAATGAAGAAGCGGATAAGGTGAGAAAAAAGTTAAAAGAAGAGAAAACTTTTTTATTAAACTTAATGTCCTCTCCTGGATCGGGTAAGACAACCACTGTTATAAGAACTATTGAGGCACTTAAGGATAAGATGGAAGTTGGAGTAATTGAAGCGGATATAGATTCTTATGTAGATGCTGAAAAGGTTCATCAGGCGGGAGCGAAGGCTATTCAGCTACAAACTGCTGGCATGTGTCATATTGACGCTATAATTTCTCGTGATGGCTTAGATAGCATAGGAAGCAAGGATTTAGATTTTGTTATCATAGAAAATATAGGGAATTTAGTTTGCCCAGCTTCTTATGATTTAGGAGCGGTTAAAAATGCAATGATACTAAGCGTGCCAGAAGGGGATGACAAGCCGCTTAAATATCCAAAGATGTTTGCTAATGTGGATGTACTTATAATTAACAAGATTGATACTATGGAGTTTTTTGACTTTGATATAGAAGCAGTTAAAAAGAAAGTAACGGAAATGAATCCTAACATTGTGGTATTTGAAATTTCTGCAAAAACAGGACAGGGTATTGATAAATGGGCAAATTGGTTAAAAGACAATATAAATCAGTGGAATGCTTAA